Proteins from a single region of Azospira inquinata:
- a CDS encoding efflux RND transporter periplasmic adaptor subunit: MFRHPQRKNAPYPALAAAALVAALTLGCSKAPDGQGQAMPPLPVSVLSVQPTQVPNAIEIMAQTEGAKETEVRPRVGGILMKRLYEEGAPIKAGQPMYQIDRAPYEIALANAKASADQTAREEARLKGLIAQQAVSQKEYDDAVSANEMAQANLRNARLNLSWTTVVAPVSGVSGRSNKSEGNLLTISDAQALTSIYQTNPIWVRFGLSDSDMAKLPQGHITPKNVTGVELVLPDGTVYDKKGKLNFTASNIDTALGTQQLRAEFPNGDNRLLPGQYVKVRLITGMRDGAFLVPQGAVIQSDQGSVVMVADAQNKVAPRPVQTGNWLGQNWVILGGLKAGDRVIIDNLMKLKPGATVVPHPPQAAGAPGAAPGAQAAPAKQPKA; this comes from the coding sequence CACTGACCCTGGGCTGCTCCAAAGCCCCGGACGGCCAGGGCCAGGCCATGCCCCCCCTGCCCGTCTCAGTCCTCAGCGTCCAGCCCACCCAGGTCCCCAACGCCATTGAAATCATGGCCCAGACCGAAGGGGCCAAAGAAACGGAAGTCCGCCCCCGGGTGGGCGGCATCCTAATGAAGCGGCTCTATGAAGAAGGAGCCCCCATCAAGGCCGGTCAGCCCATGTACCAGATTGACCGGGCCCCCTACGAAATCGCCCTGGCCAACGCCAAGGCCAGCGCCGACCAGACGGCCCGGGAAGAAGCCCGGCTGAAGGGCCTGATTGCCCAGCAAGCGGTGAGCCAGAAGGAATACGACGATGCGGTTTCGGCCAATGAAATGGCCCAGGCCAATTTGCGCAACGCCCGGCTGAATCTGTCCTGGACCACCGTGGTGGCCCCGGTGTCCGGTGTCTCGGGCCGCTCCAACAAGTCGGAAGGCAACCTGCTGACCATTTCGGATGCCCAGGCCCTCACCTCCATCTACCAGACCAACCCCATCTGGGTGCGCTTCGGCCTGTCGGATAGCGACATGGCCAAACTGCCCCAGGGCCACATCACCCCGAAAAACGTCACCGGGGTGGAACTGGTCCTGCCGGACGGCACGGTGTACGACAAGAAGGGCAAGCTGAACTTCACCGCCAGCAATATCGACACCGCCCTGGGCACCCAGCAACTGCGGGCCGAATTCCCCAACGGGGATAACCGGCTGCTGCCCGGCCAATACGTCAAGGTGCGCCTGATCACCGGTATGCGGGACGGGGCCTTCCTGGTGCCCCAAGGCGCCGTGATCCAGAGCGACCAAGGGTCGGTGGTGATGGTGGCGGATGCCCAGAACAAGGTGGCCCCCCGTCCCGTGCAGACCGGCAACTGGCTCGGACAGAACTGGGTGATCCTGGGCGGCCTCAAGGCCGGTGACCGGGTCATCATCGACAATCTGATGAAGCTCAAGCCCGGTGCCACCGTGGTGCCCCATCCGCCCCAAGCGGCAGGTGCCCCTGGCGCCGCCCCTGGTGCTCAAGCCGCTCCGGCCAAGCAGCCCAAGGCCTGA
- a CDS encoding efflux RND transporter permease subunit, giving the protein MSKFFINRPIFAAVISIIIVIAGIMASRVLPIAQYPDIAPPTVIISASYPGASAETLAKTVAAPIEEQLSGIEHLMYFNSTAASNGTLTITATFEVGTDVDMATVNVNNRVKIAEPRLPDVVRQYGVTVQKRSNDILMVASITSPDGSRTPLYLSNYTLVNILDDLKRIPGVGDAQIFGALDYSIRVWLKPDRMAQLGVTTTDIANAITAQNKQNAAGKIGQEPAPNGQQLTFTVTAKGRLVTPEQFGNIVVRAKGPQGVLYLKDVARIELGAQNYDASTSLLGKPVVGVGIFLQSGANALEVASAVRAKMEELKQKFPSGVDYVVPFDTTKFVDASIHEVVHTLVEALILVAIVVYVFLQNWRATLIPMIAVPVSLVGTFAGLWVFGFSINTLTLFAMVLAIGIVVDDAIVVLENVERLMWEEKMAPKAAAIEAMREVSSAVVAIVLVLCSVFIPVAFLGGIAGALYKQFAVTVAIAVTLSGIVALTLTPALCALLLQTKHEEHTLFKPFNRLFERFTKSYTTTVNKTLHHRIIGATASTIIVGGCILLFRLVPGGFVPAEDQGYLISALMLPDGASLQRTRATGEQFRSMITQDPGVDKVFVIAGNDIIGGGVKTNAGTVFIPLKDWDQRKTGADDLAKKFTGMGMMLPDGLGLVFNPPAIRGLGSAGGFEAYIQARGDSDPMKLAGVIKQFMDGLKKRPELVGINTFFRPTSPQYYVEVDESKAISLGVSVADVYTTLQSTMGAFYVNDFNLNGRTYRVQLQADAPFRSKPEDLGKMYVHSDNGDMIPVSALIKTKPVVGAEQLERFNGFLAAKVLGNSLPNISTGETIKIVEEVAKETLPAGYELAWTGQAFQEKRTGSTSAIAFGFGIVMVFLILAAQYEKWSLPLAVIMAVPFALFGALVAVLLRGMPNDIYFQIGLVVLIGLASKNAILIVEFAAQKRAEGMGVLEAALEGARLRFRPIVMTSLAFILGVFPLVISTGAGAAARKSMGTGVFGGMMAATFIATLFIPMFFTWMTGRKPTHRPGDKTLEKPEQGPDQEEKSE; this is encoded by the coding sequence ATGTCAAAGTTCTTTATTAACCGCCCGATTTTCGCGGCGGTCATCTCCATCATTATCGTCATCGCCGGGATCATGGCCTCCCGGGTGCTGCCTATCGCCCAGTACCCGGACATCGCTCCCCCCACGGTGATTATTTCCGCCTCCTACCCGGGGGCTTCCGCGGAAACCCTGGCCAAGACCGTGGCTGCGCCTATCGAGGAGCAGCTTTCCGGGATTGAGCACTTGATGTACTTCAATTCCACGGCGGCTTCCAACGGCACCCTGACCATCACCGCCACCTTCGAGGTGGGTACGGATGTGGATATGGCCACGGTGAACGTCAATAACCGGGTGAAGATCGCCGAACCCCGTCTGCCCGACGTGGTGCGTCAGTACGGCGTGACGGTGCAGAAGCGTTCCAACGACATCCTGATGGTGGCTTCCATCACCTCCCCGGACGGCAGTCGGACGCCTCTCTACCTGTCCAACTACACCCTGGTGAATATCCTGGACGATCTGAAGCGCATCCCCGGGGTCGGGGACGCCCAGATTTTCGGCGCCCTGGACTACTCCATCCGGGTGTGGCTGAAGCCGGACCGGATGGCCCAGCTGGGGGTGACCACCACGGACATCGCCAACGCCATCACCGCCCAGAACAAGCAGAACGCGGCAGGTAAGATCGGCCAGGAACCGGCGCCCAACGGCCAGCAGCTCACCTTTACGGTGACCGCCAAAGGCCGCCTGGTGACCCCGGAACAGTTCGGCAATATCGTGGTCCGGGCCAAGGGTCCCCAGGGGGTGTTGTACCTGAAGGACGTGGCCCGTATTGAACTGGGCGCCCAGAACTATGATGCCTCCACCTCCCTGCTGGGCAAGCCGGTGGTGGGCGTAGGCATCTTCCTCCAGTCCGGGGCCAACGCCCTGGAAGTGGCAAGCGCCGTGCGGGCCAAGATGGAGGAACTGAAGCAGAAGTTCCCCAGCGGGGTGGATTACGTCGTCCCCTTCGATACCACCAAGTTCGTCGATGCCTCCATCCATGAAGTGGTCCACACCCTGGTGGAAGCCCTGATCCTGGTGGCCATCGTGGTGTACGTGTTCCTGCAAAACTGGCGCGCCACCCTGATTCCCATGATCGCCGTACCGGTGTCCCTGGTCGGCACCTTCGCCGGGCTCTGGGTCTTCGGCTTTTCCATCAACACCCTGACCCTGTTCGCCATGGTGCTGGCCATCGGGATCGTGGTGGATGATGCCATCGTGGTCCTGGAGAACGTGGAACGGCTGATGTGGGAAGAGAAAATGGCGCCCAAGGCGGCAGCCATTGAGGCCATGCGGGAGGTATCCAGCGCCGTGGTAGCCATTGTGCTGGTGCTCTGCTCCGTGTTCATCCCCGTGGCCTTCCTGGGCGGTATCGCCGGGGCTCTGTACAAGCAGTTCGCCGTGACCGTGGCCATTGCCGTGACCCTCTCCGGCATCGTCGCCCTGACCCTGACCCCGGCCCTGTGCGCCCTGCTGCTGCAAACCAAGCACGAGGAACACACCCTCTTCAAGCCCTTCAACCGGCTCTTTGAGCGCTTCACCAAGTCCTACACCACCACGGTGAACAAGACCCTGCACCACCGCATCATCGGCGCTACGGCCAGCACCATCATCGTCGGCGGCTGCATCCTGCTGTTCCGTCTGGTGCCCGGCGGCTTTGTGCCGGCGGAAGACCAGGGCTACCTGATCAGCGCCCTGATGCTGCCGGACGGGGCCAGCCTGCAACGGACCCGGGCCACCGGGGAGCAGTTCCGTTCCATGATCACCCAGGATCCGGGGGTGGATAAGGTGTTCGTCATCGCCGGTAACGACATTATCGGTGGCGGCGTCAAAACCAACGCGGGTACGGTCTTCATCCCCCTGAAGGATTGGGATCAACGGAAGACCGGGGCGGACGATCTGGCCAAGAAATTCACCGGCATGGGCATGATGCTGCCGGACGGTCTGGGGCTGGTGTTCAATCCCCCGGCCATCCGGGGCCTGGGCTCCGCCGGCGGTTTCGAAGCCTATATCCAGGCCCGGGGGGACAGCGATCCCATGAAGCTGGCCGGGGTCATCAAGCAGTTCATGGACGGCCTGAAGAAGCGGCCGGAGCTGGTGGGCATCAACACCTTCTTCCGCCCCACCTCGCCCCAGTATTACGTGGAAGTGGATGAAAGCAAGGCCATTTCCCTGGGGGTGTCGGTGGCGGACGTCTATACCACCCTCCAATCCACCATGGGCGCCTTTTACGTGAATGACTTCAACCTGAATGGCCGGACCTACCGGGTCCAGCTCCAGGCGGATGCCCCATTCCGTAGCAAGCCGGAAGACCTGGGCAAGATGTACGTCCATTCCGACAACGGAGACATGATTCCCGTCTCCGCCCTGATCAAGACCAAGCCCGTGGTCGGCGCGGAACAGCTGGAACGCTTCAATGGCTTCCTCGCCGCCAAGGTGCTGGGCAATTCCCTGCCCAACATCAGTACGGGGGAAACCATCAAGATCGTGGAAGAGGTGGCCAAGGAAACCCTCCCCGCCGGCTATGAGCTGGCCTGGACCGGCCAAGCCTTCCAGGAAAAGCGTACCGGCTCCACCTCCGCCATCGCCTTCGGCTTCGGTATTGTCATGGTGTTCCTGATCCTGGCCGCCCAGTACGAAAAATGGTCCCTGCCCCTGGCGGTAATCATGGCCGTGCCTTTCGCCCTCTTTGGGGCCCTGGTGGCAGTGCTGTTGCGGGGTATGCCCAATGACATCTACTTCCAGATCGGCCTGGTGGTGCTAATCGGCCTGGCCTCCAAGAACGCCATTCTGATTGTGGAATTCGCCGCCCAGAAACGGGCGGAAGGCATGGGCGTGCTGGAGGCTGCCCTGGAAGGGGCCCGCCTCCGCTTCCGCCCCATCGTCATGACCTCCCTGGCCTTCATTCTCGGGGTCTTCCCCCTGGTGATTTCCACCGGGGCCGGCGCCGCCGCCCGGAAGTCCATGGGGACGGGGGTGTTCGGGGGCATGATGGCCGCCACCTTTATCGCCACCCTGTTCATCCCCATGTTCTTCACCTGGATGACCGGTCGCAAGCCGACCCACCGGCCCGGGGACAAGACCCTGGAAAAACCGGAACAGGGCCCGGACCAAGAGGAGAAATCCGAATGA
- a CDS encoding efflux transporter outer membrane subunit, which yields MKSLSQTPAVFPLKRGTAAALTLLALAGCAVGPDYKRPATALPQAYQENQATAESTAPVEAQWWTLFQDATLNDLVQQALANNTDMLTAVAKVEEADAVARQAGAALFPEIDLDANGNHSRASQMANNQVNNPVTKDTKVGLSTSFELDVWGRLRRAKENTLALSLASRYNQDTVKLSLAGLVTQYYLQLRALDAELAVTRDAIQTRETSLKITQAKLARGLVSPIDEQQAVGALAAAQVSQAQLVQQRAIAEHQLGVLTGKLDLKLAAGDLRQLPLPPLPPAGLPSSLLESRPDVRQAEENLVAANAKIGAVKATLFPKLTLTAGIGSESAALTNLFSSKAGTWALGLDILQPLFDAGLRSAQVAQVTAQQKQTAAGYVATLRTAFKEVNDALVTVRQTKEANTALETQVQATRKVQQLATVRYQAGYVAYLDVLDAQRTADDAAISYITNRQAQLQAAVDLFKALGGGWKDELIAKSEARPGKGS from the coding sequence ATGAAATCCCTAAGCCAAACCCCAGCCGTCTTTCCCCTGAAGCGGGGAACGGCGGCGGCCCTGACGCTCCTGGCCCTGGCCGGGTGCGCCGTGGGTCCTGACTACAAGCGCCCCGCCACCGCCCTGCCCCAGGCCTACCAAGAAAACCAAGCCACGGCGGAAAGTACCGCCCCGGTGGAAGCCCAATGGTGGACCCTGTTCCAGGACGCCACCCTGAACGATCTGGTGCAGCAGGCCCTGGCCAACAACACGGACATGCTCACCGCCGTCGCCAAGGTAGAAGAGGCGGACGCGGTAGCCCGTCAGGCCGGTGCCGCCCTGTTCCCAGAAATCGACCTGGACGCCAACGGCAACCACAGCCGGGCCAGCCAAATGGCCAACAACCAGGTCAACAACCCGGTAACCAAGGATACCAAGGTGGGCCTCTCCACCTCCTTTGAACTGGACGTGTGGGGCCGCCTGCGCCGGGCCAAGGAAAACACCCTGGCCCTGTCCCTGGCCAGCCGCTACAACCAGGATACGGTGAAGCTTTCCCTAGCCGGTCTGGTGACCCAGTATTACCTGCAACTGCGGGCCCTGGACGCGGAACTGGCGGTGACCCGGGATGCCATCCAGACCCGGGAAACCAGCCTGAAAATCACCCAGGCCAAGCTGGCCCGGGGCCTGGTCTCCCCCATCGACGAGCAACAGGCGGTGGGCGCCCTGGCCGCCGCCCAGGTTTCCCAAGCCCAACTGGTGCAACAGCGGGCCATCGCCGAGCATCAACTGGGGGTCCTCACCGGCAAGCTGGATCTGAAGCTGGCCGCCGGGGATCTGCGCCAGCTGCCCCTGCCCCCCCTGCCCCCCGCCGGCCTGCCTTCCAGCCTGCTGGAATCCCGGCCTGACGTGCGGCAGGCGGAAGAAAACCTGGTGGCGGCCAATGCCAAGATCGGCGCCGTCAAGGCCACCCTCTTCCCCAAGCTGACTCTGACGGCGGGAATCGGCAGCGAAAGCGCCGCCCTAACCAACCTGTTTTCCTCCAAGGCGGGAACCTGGGCCCTGGGCCTGGATATTCTCCAGCCCCTGTTTGACGCGGGCCTGCGCTCCGCCCAGGTGGCTCAGGTAACGGCCCAGCAGAAACAGACCGCCGCCGGTTACGTGGCCACCCTGCGCACCGCCTTCAAGGAGGTGAATGACGCCCTGGTCACCGTGCGTCAGACCAAGGAAGCCAACACCGCGTTGGAAACCCAGGTGCAAGCTACCCGCAAGGTGCAGCAGCTAGCCACGGTACGCTATCAGGCGGGCTACGTGGCCTATCTGGACGTGCTGGATGCCCAGCGCACGGCAGACGACGCGGCCATCAGTTACATTACCAACCGTCAGGCCCAATTGCAGGCCGCCGTGGATTTGTTCAAAGCTCTGGGCGGCGGCTGGAAAGATGAACTGATCGCCAAGAGCGAAGCCCGGCCGGGCAAGGGCAGCTAA
- a CDS encoding HD-GYP domain-containing protein, with amino-acid sequence MPSLSVDRLQPGIFISLASLGWIRHPFLFNEFRLTSAKQIRALREMGIKEVVWDPGRSTARPLPEAAKSEAGEELDFGAAALAGMLDEKQRRIDRVRHQRETLARRERQYEQEAARLETVFQRLPGRPAEALVDAQALAERVVSGLLEARSAVVQLVNQPSRDGGLAFHSLNVMMLALLLGKSAELSGEEMRALALGCLLHDAGKTEIPPRILRAASRTPPEEEFYRAHIGYGIKAVAGLKNLAVAARNVIACHHERWDGEGFPNRLAGERIPRLARLAAIANRYDNLCNPFDLKLAATPAEALAQIFKREGGAFDPALLPLFIKTLGVYPPGSFVALSNGTVGLVIESDGARLLRPLVLVHDPDIPRNEALMVDLEEADLKVEQALNPRTLPLAVVEYLAPRGRLDYCVEGRP; translated from the coding sequence ATGCCGTCTTTGAGCGTCGATCGCCTGCAACCGGGCATTTTCATTTCCCTCGCTTCCCTGGGCTGGATTCGCCATCCCTTTCTCTTCAATGAATTTCGCCTGACCAGCGCCAAGCAGATTCGGGCCCTGCGGGAAATGGGCATTAAGGAAGTGGTCTGGGACCCGGGCCGCAGCACCGCCCGGCCCCTGCCCGAGGCTGCCAAGTCAGAGGCAGGGGAGGAGCTGGATTTCGGCGCGGCGGCCCTGGCGGGCATGTTGGACGAAAAGCAGCGGCGCATCGACCGGGTGCGGCACCAGCGGGAAACCCTGGCCCGGCGGGAACGGCAGTACGAACAGGAGGCGGCCCGCCTGGAAACCGTTTTCCAGCGCCTGCCCGGCCGTCCCGCCGAAGCCCTGGTGGACGCCCAGGCCCTGGCGGAGCGGGTGGTGTCCGGCCTGCTGGAAGCCCGCAGCGCGGTGGTTCAACTGGTGAATCAGCCGAGCCGGGACGGGGGCCTGGCTTTCCATTCCCTGAATGTGATGATGCTGGCCCTGCTCCTGGGCAAAAGCGCCGAACTGTCCGGGGAGGAAATGCGGGCTCTGGCCCTGGGCTGCCTGCTCCACGACGCGGGCAAGACGGAAATCCCTCCCCGCATTCTGCGGGCGGCCAGCCGCACCCCGCCGGAGGAAGAGTTCTACCGGGCCCACATCGGTTACGGCATCAAGGCCGTGGCCGGGCTAAAAAACCTGGCGGTGGCGGCCCGCAACGTGATTGCCTGCCACCACGAGCGCTGGGACGGGGAAGGTTTTCCCAACCGGCTGGCGGGGGAGCGCATTCCCCGTCTTGCCCGGCTGGCGGCCATTGCCAACCGTTACGACAATCTCTGCAATCCCTTTGATCTGAAGCTGGCCGCGACCCCGGCGGAAGCCCTGGCCCAGATATTCAAGCGGGAAGGGGGAGCGTTTGACCCGGCCCTCCTGCCCCTGTTCATCAAAACCCTGGGGGTTTATCCCCCGGGCAGCTTCGTCGCCCTTTCCAACGGCACCGTGGGGCTGGTCATCGAAAGTGACGGGGCCCGCCTGCTGCGCCCCCTGGTGCTGGTCCATGACCCGGATATTCCCCGTAATGAAGCCCTCATGGTGGATCTGGAAGAAGCGGATCTGAAGGTGGAACAGGCCCTGAACCCCCGCACCCTACCCCTGGCCGTGGTGGAATATCTGGCTCCCCGGGGACGGCTGGATTACTGCGTGGAAGGGCGGCCCTAA